The Juglans regia cultivar Chandler chromosome 11, Walnut 2.0, whole genome shotgun sequence genome contains the following window.
tcgaacacatttCCGAAAATCATTACTTCAATtctaatagattaatagtaggTTCGAACACTAtgcattttttatcatttgaacACATActattatgttcgaacaaattTATCATAATTCGAATGAAAAATGAACCGTTCAAACAAAGATTGTCGAACTAAAtgttcaaacaaattttttaattcgAACGTTTTTCAAGCATGTTCGATTGGattatttatgtttgaacaAATGTAAAGCGTTCGAACACTTTCTTCATTTgaacatgatcaaataaattcgTGTCATTCGAATTAAATTTCCGtaatgttcgaacaaatatcCGATTCTTCGAACAAGATTTTAGGATAAAATtgtttcgtcccaaaaaaaaaaatttgttagaaTGGGTCAGCCacatttcatccctaaaaataatttttaaaaaaatttcatctccaaaaattttttgggacggattttttaaaacgaattaaaaacaaaaaattttcatctctaaaaatctgagacaaaaaatagtatttttttgatGAAAATGTTCTTTCCAAAAAACACTCATTCTCTTGTAGTGGTGTCGTCTTGGGTTACTTTATCATTCACAAAACAACAGTAGCACTATTAGATCATTAATTATAGTCCAAAAGCTATTTATGTTTTCATGCCTTTTCCAcgttataaaattttagtaaaagttaaggatatttatgttttatttgttttcgtaaatgaaatgattagatgagataaaaattaaaaattaaataaaatattattagtatatatttttttaatattatttgtgtattgagatttgaaaaaaatgaattgtttattttattttatgtaataatttaaaacaattataatgatgagatgaaatgaaaaattttataaaaatgaaatgaaaaattttgtaaaaataaactagagcTTCGTGTCATTCTTAGATAAATGAAGTTAATGGGATGAAATAACCAGGGCTTACCTCATTGATGGTGTGTCAtgttacgtacgtacgtgtagATATATGTCTCACGTAATTTCGCCgtacctttttctttcttccaacACATGGATTTGATTTCAACGGCCTCTTCCTTGCGAAGAACAAAGACCAAGCTTTCTTACTAACTTCCAGAGAGAGCAGCCAATAAATAATTGGTCTCTCTTCAATCGATCGATCGATATCGATCTTCGTGTACGTTCCTTGAACCAAACTAGTACGTGCTGCATCCCTTGAAGTACCATTAACCATTCATGATTGTCGGTGAGATTATTATTCAGGTACGTGTAGATCAAGGATTTCTAGCTCTAACTAGTATTCTATTTTACCCCAACAGTCTTAGTTCTTAATCATATTGATCAATTTCATTCAGTTGCGATCTGATCGAACATGGAAGCGCAGATGAGTACCACTTCTAATGATCAAAAGGTAATTTTCCTTAATTCTTGCTGCTGCTTGATTAATTTGCTGTGTCCATGTCATAAAAATGGGCAATTAatcttgcttttgttttttgtcatGGACGTTCTTCGTTTTACTTGTTATATAttcttctgaaaaaaaaataaaataaaagagctaATGGAAAAGATGTTCCTCGATCCAGGCCATGGAAACTCTCCAAGCAAACTCTGAGAGTTTGCGAAAAGAGAATGAAACTCTAAGATTCATGCTTGGCGTTATGAACAGAAAATGCAATATTCTTCAAGCCCGTCTTCAAGCTAGAAAGGCAGAACAAATAATGGACATCAATTTAACTCATCAAAGCGGCTCAAACAACGAAACAAATTACAAGAAAGCACGGACACAGTTTCCGGCACCTAATAGTACATCACGAATCTTAGTGAGAGCTGATTCTCTGGACAATAGCCTAGTAAGTATAtatagttctatatatatatatgtttataattaattatattgtaatTCGTCAAACTTGTTATGATATGTgtctttattatattatacaatattaatcCTCGATCGTGAATTAATTCGATCAGATAGTGAAAGATGGCTATCAATGGAGGAAATATGGGCAGAAGGTTACTAAAGACAACCCATCACCCAGAGCTTATTTCAGGTGTTCCATGGCTCCTGGATGCCCCGTCAAGAAGaaggtataatatttataaatttcatctctaaattagtaattattttaagatttaaagaTCAGCCTTTGGCCTCATGTATAAAGTCGACTTAAATGTCaagctaaaaaaagaaaaacgggTGACgttttgataaaagaaataattagcTTGCTATATAGATAGCTATAGGGCATTGCAACGTCGACGTTGTAATTTCGGAACATAGACTGCGTACAAAGAGTGCTTGATACGTACAGTGTTTTGTGCGCACACGCATCTGCAAAAGCTTCGGAAACTACGTTGTAATTGGTAACATGTTGTAGTCAATACCgaaacattaataataatatatatatataacaagttgTTGTGTAATTTAATGCCAGTAGTTAGACGTACATTTCTTCGATCCTTCTGATATGATCGTGATTCATGATCCCTGCCCTTCATCAGGTACAAAGATGCGTGGAAG
Protein-coding sequences here:
- the LOC109005227 gene encoding probable WRKY transcription factor 40 is translated as MEAQMSTTSNDQKAMETLQANSESLRKENETLRFMLGVMNRKCNILQARLQARKAEQIMDINLTHQSGSNNETNYKKARTQFPAPNSTSRILVRADSLDNSLIVKDGYQWRKYGQKVTKDNPSPRAYFRCSMAPGCPVKKKVQRCVEDKNVLVATYDGEHNHDANANSHDVGDQYSLSSSDRIGVAMTSSNSMHDISNHSPFRPAIALDLSLSGPNKENRRNYVEKDHQNNYYNKIEECVASLTKDPNFTASLAAAVARSMY